Part of the Cumulibacter manganitolerans genome is shown below.
GTGGGCGAAGCAGGTCAACCAGGCCGGCGGCATCTGCGGGCGCCAGATCAAGCTCGACATCCGCGACACCAGCTACAAGGCGGACACGGCGATCCCGGCGTACGACGACCTGCAGACCAAGAGCGCCGGTCTCATCCAGATCATCGGCTCGGCGGTGTTCGCCGCGCTGAAGCAGAAGATGATCGCCAACCAGATGATGGGCTCGTCGCCGACCATCGCCTCGGAGAACCTCGACAGCGACGTCATGGTCGGCGTCACCACGACGTTCGACGTGGAGGCGATCAACGGGCTGGCCTTCCTGCAGCAGCAGGGCAAGCTCGCCGACGGTGCCAAGATCGGCGCGATCTACCTGCAGAACGAGGCCGGCCAGAACGCCTTCGCCGGCGTCCAGGCGTACGCCAAGAAGCACAACATCGAGGTCGTCGGCGCGCCGGCCTCACCGACCGACACCGACATGACCGCCACGGTCACCAAGTTCAAGTCCCAGGGCGTGAACCTGGTCTACATCGCGATGCCGCCGGCCGCGACCGCCTCCACGGCCGTCCAGATGAAGGGTCAGGGGCTCGCGGTGCCGCTGGTCGGCTTCAACTCCGCGTTCCAGCCCTCGATGCTCAGCGACCAGCAGGTCATCGACGCGCTGCAGAGCAACTTCTACTTCATCCCCGCCGCCCACGTCTGGAACTCCGACGTCGAGGCCGTCGCCAAGCTGCGTGAGCAGTGGGCGGCCGCCGGCATCCAGGACGCCCCCGCCCAGTCGGTCATCACCGGCTACCTGTCCGGGCTCGCCTGGGGCGCGATCCTCAAGCAGGCCTGCGACGACGGCGACATGACCCGCAAGGGCCTCGTCGAGGCGCGCAAGAAGGTCACCTCGCTGGAGACCGGCCTGAGCGGCGTGCTGGACTTCTCGGATCCGGGCGCCCCGCCGACCCGCGAGACGCTCGTCGCGCAGGTCGACGCGCAGGCGCCGGGTGGCCTGAAGGAGATCTCCAAGCTGACGGTCTCCAAGGAGGCCAAGGAGTACAAGACGCCGTACCAGAAGTAGCGACGGCGCACCGATCGACCGCAGGGCGGGGCTTCGAGGAATCGAGGCCCCGCCCTCGTATTGTCAGGGGGTGCTCGACGACAACACCCAAGCGATCATTGCCATGGCCTGGGCCCGCACCTGCGGGCTGGCGGACGACGCGTTCGCCGTCGGCAGCGGTCGCATCGCGGCCGCCGACGACGCGGCCCAGGCGGTGACCGTCGTCGCGCTGCTCGGCCGCACCCTCCTGCACGGCCCGCGATGGGCGGTCGAGGGCGCCGAGGACTACGCCGACGAGGCGCTGCTGGAGGTGCACGCCCTGCTCGCGCTGGCCAAGGACCACGCGCCGCGCGGCACCCGCGTCAGCGCGCTGCTGTACGCCGACGAGTACGTCGCCGACGAGTCGCTCGAGCAGGCGCGGGTCACCGACGACCCGGAGGCGGTGCGCGACCTGCTCGCCCGGTGTGCGCCGGACGACGTGGACCCCGACGACCTGGCGACCCGCGAGCGGGTCTTCGTGCTGCTCGGCGAGGACGACCGCCCGGGCGCGGTGGCGGCCTACTCCGCCCAGCAGGGCATCATCGCCGATCTCGTGCTCGCCCAGGCGATCGACGCCCGGGGCAGCGGCGCCATCGAGGTGGCCGCCGCGGTGGCGATGCACGACGCGCTGGACGACGGCCTGATCCCTCAGCTGCGGATCGGCTCCAACGAGGGCGCCGACCTCGCCCACTCGCTCGGCTTCGAGCAGCTCGGCGCGCTGGCGACGGTCGCGCTCGGCGACTGACCGGGCGCTGTGCGGGGTCTCACGCGGGCCCCGGGACGATGGTCCCTAGTGTGAGGATTCGGTGAGGGAAACCATGATGACGCACCTCTAGCGTCGTTTCCAGATACGGAGTCCCTCGGTGAGCGCAGAGCTAATCGACCGGTGGCAGTTCGGCATCATCACCGTCTACCACTTCCTGTTCGTGCCGTTGACGATCGGGCTCGCACCGCTCATCGCCGGGCTGCAGACCGCCTACAACCGCACCGGCAAGCTGCAGTACCTGCGCGGCGCGAAGTTCTTCGGAAAGCTGTTCCTGATCAACTTCGCGATCGGCGTCGTGACCGGCATCGTCCAGGAGTTCCAGTTCGGCATGAACTGGTCGGAGTACTCCCGGTTCGTCGGTGACATCTTCGGTGCGCCGCTGGCCATGGAGGCGCTGCTGGCGTTCTTCCTCGAGTCGACGTTCCTCGGCCTGTGGATCTTCGGCTGGGGGCGGCTGTCGCCGCGGCTGCACAACGCGGCGATCTGGCTGGTCTCGATCGGCACCATGCTGTCGGCGTACTTCATTCTCGCCGCCAACTCGTGGATGCAGAACCCGGTGGGCCTGCGCATCGACGAGAACGGCACGCCGCGGCTCACCTCCATCGCCAAGGTGCTGACCAACCCGGTCCAGCTGGTCACCTTCCCGCACGTGATCACGGCCGCGCTGATGACCGGCGGCACCGTGATGGCCGGCGTGAGCGCCTGGTACCTCGCGCGCGGGCGCTTCGTCGACGTCTTCCGACCCACGCTGAAGCTCGGTGCCTGGGCGGTGCTCGTCGGCGGCCTCGGCACCGCGATCTCCGGGGACCTGCAGGCCCGCGTGATGACGGCGACCCAGCCGATGAAGATGGCCGCCGCGGAGGCGCTGTACAACACGAGGTCCGGGGCTGGCTTCTCGGTGTTCACCATCGGCAGCCTGGACGGCTCCAAGGAGCTCTTCTCCATCCGGGTCCCCAACCTGCTGTCGTTCATGGCGACCGGCTCGTTCAACGGCGAGGTCGAGGGCATCAACGACCTGCAGCGCGACTACCTCGCGAAGTGGGGCGCCGGCGACTACTCGCCCAACATTCCGGTGACCTACTGGTCGTTCCGCCTGATGATCGGCTTCGGTGTGCTGGCCGCGCTGTGGGCCGCGTGGGCGCTGTGGTCGACGCGCCGCGGCGCGGTGCCGACCGGCAGGTGGCTGGTGCGCGGAGCCGTCCTCGCGATCGCCTGCCCGTTCCTGGCCAACTCCTTCGGCTGGATCTTCACCGAGATGGGCCGCCAGCCGTGGGCGGTGTTCGGCCTGCTGAAGGTGCAGGACTCGATCTCCACCTCGGTCTCCGCCGGCGAGGCGCTCACCGGGCTGATCACCCTCACGCTGCTGTACGGCGCGCTGGCCGTGGTCGACGTCAAGCTGATGGTGAAGTACGCCCGCATCGGCCCGCCGTCACCGGAGGAGACGCTGGCCGCGCTCGAGCCGAAGCCGTTGCTGCCCGGCATGGACGACGAGGACGACGACTTCGACGACGACGACGAGGACGCGAACCGTCCGATGTCGTTCGCGTACTAGAGACAAGAGGACTCATCACCATGACACTCGTCGACTTCTGGTTCTACCTGATCGCGGTCCTGTGGATCGGCTACTTCTTCCTCGAGGGCTTCGACTTCGGCGTCGGGATGCTGCTGCCCATCCTGAGCCGGGACGAGCGTGACCGCCGGGTCATGATCAACACGATCGGGCCGGTCTGGGACGGCAACGAGGTGTGGCTGCTGACCGCCGGCGGGGCGACGTTCGCCGCCTTCCCGCTCTGGTACGCGACGCTGTTCTCCGGCTTCTTCCTGCCGCTGCTGATCATCCTCGTCGCGCTGATCCTGCGCGGCGTCGCCTTCGAGTACCGCGGGAAGGGCGAGCACGGCAACGACGCCCGGTGGAAGCGCGGCTGGGACCTGTGCAGCGGCGTCGGGTCGTGGGTGCCGGCGATCCTGTGGGGCGTGGCGTTCGCGAACATCCTGCGCGGCGTGCCGCTCGGGCTGAACGCCAACGACCACATCGACTACACAGGCGGGTTCTTCAACCTGCTCAACCCGTACGCGCTGCTCGGCGGCCTGGTCACCCTGACGGTGTTCCTCCTGCACGGGGCTGTCTTCCTCGCGCTGAAGACGACCGGCGACATGAAGCAGCGCGCGGAGGCGTTCGCCAAGCGGCTCGGGATCGTCGCCCTGCTGCTGGCCGCCGCGTTCATCGTGTGGACGGCGGCCGAGCACGGCACCGTCGCGTCGGTCGTCCTGCTCGCGATCGCCGCCGTCGCGATGATCGCGGCGCTGGCGATGATCCACCGTGGCCGCGAGGGGTGGGCGTTCACCCTGCTCGGCGTCACCATCGCCGCGCTCGTGCTCGGCCTGTTCGTGAGCCTCTACCCGAACGTGCTGCCCGACATCGACGGCGCGCACGACCTCACCGCCCAGGCCGCGGCGTCCTCGCCGTACACCCTCAAGGTGATGACGATCGTCGCCGGCATCATGACGCCGGTCGTGCTGGCCTACCAGGCGTGGACGTACTGGGTGTTCCGCAAGCGGATCAGCCGTCGCAGCATCCCGGCCGATCGGCCCCGGGAGGACGTGGCGGCGGACGCCGGGCTCGTGCCCGACCGCGGCTGATGAAACCGCTCGACCCGCGGCTGCTGCGGCACGCCGCCGCTACCCGGGCGCTCCTCGGCGGAGCGGTCGTGGTCGGGGTCGGCACGGCGGTCGCCACCATCGGCTACTCGGCCACCCTCGCGCACCTCATCGCCGCCGCGATCCGGCACGGCACCCCCGTGGCGCAGCTGACCGGCGCCACGGCCCTCCTCGGGCTCTGGGTCGCCGCGCGGGTGCTGTTCGCCTGGGCGGGGGAGCTCTTTCCCCGCCGGCTCGCGGTGGCG
Proteins encoded:
- a CDS encoding ABC transporter substrate-binding protein, translated to MSASRRITTTVGVGVALALAVSGCSTKAGGSTGGAGKDGLKTDFGVTDSEITLGALTDASGPFKVGGVLVTHGNELWAKQVNQAGGICGRQIKLDIRDTSYKADTAIPAYDDLQTKSAGLIQIIGSAVFAALKQKMIANQMMGSSPTIASENLDSDVMVGVTTTFDVEAINGLAFLQQQGKLADGAKIGAIYLQNEAGQNAFAGVQAYAKKHNIEVVGAPASPTDTDMTATVTKFKSQGVNLVYIAMPPAATASTAVQMKGQGLAVPLVGFNSAFQPSMLSDQQVIDALQSNFYFIPAAHVWNSDVEAVAKLREQWAAAGIQDAPAQSVITGYLSGLAWGAILKQACDDGDMTRKGLVEARKKVTSLETGLSGVLDFSDPGAPPTRETLVAQVDAQAPGGLKEISKLTVSKEAKEYKTPYQK
- a CDS encoding cytochrome ubiquinol oxidase subunit I, with product MSAELIDRWQFGIITVYHFLFVPLTIGLAPLIAGLQTAYNRTGKLQYLRGAKFFGKLFLINFAIGVVTGIVQEFQFGMNWSEYSRFVGDIFGAPLAMEALLAFFLESTFLGLWIFGWGRLSPRLHNAAIWLVSIGTMLSAYFILAANSWMQNPVGLRIDENGTPRLTSIAKVLTNPVQLVTFPHVITAALMTGGTVMAGVSAWYLARGRFVDVFRPTLKLGAWAVLVGGLGTAISGDLQARVMTATQPMKMAAAEALYNTRSGAGFSVFTIGSLDGSKELFSIRVPNLLSFMATGSFNGEVEGINDLQRDYLAKWGAGDYSPNIPVTYWSFRLMIGFGVLAALWAAWALWSTRRGAVPTGRWLVRGAVLAIACPFLANSFGWIFTEMGRQPWAVFGLLKVQDSISTSVSAGEALTGLITLTLLYGALAVVDVKLMVKYARIGPPSPEETLAALEPKPLLPGMDDEDDDFDDDDEDANRPMSFAY
- the cydB gene encoding cytochrome d ubiquinol oxidase subunit II; amino-acid sequence: MTLVDFWFYLIAVLWIGYFFLEGFDFGVGMLLPILSRDERDRRVMINTIGPVWDGNEVWLLTAGGATFAAFPLWYATLFSGFFLPLLIILVALILRGVAFEYRGKGEHGNDARWKRGWDLCSGVGSWVPAILWGVAFANILRGVPLGLNANDHIDYTGGFFNLLNPYALLGGLVTLTVFLLHGAVFLALKTTGDMKQRAEAFAKRLGIVALLLAAAFIVWTAAEHGTVASVVLLAIAAVAMIAALAMIHRGREGWAFTLLGVTIAALVLGLFVSLYPNVLPDIDGAHDLTAQAAASSPYTLKVMTIVAGIMTPVVLAYQAWTYWVFRKRISRRSIPADRPREDVAADAGLVPDRG